From Chryseobacterium camelliae:
AGGAATACCTCAAGGATGCTCTGGAACGGTTAGGCAATAATTTTTTCGGTGTAGCGAATATACCGGTCAACATCAGTGACGAGGAATTGGAAACTCTGGATAAAGCCCGTGTTGTTGCAGTACGGTTCAACATTAAACGTGGAGGCTCCGAAAAGCCGGAACATATTGAAAAACTGTCCAATTATCTGTACGAAAAGCTGAACTGGCACACAGAATTGTACGTCGACAGCAAAGATTTAAAAGACCTGAAAACGGTACTGGGCAATATTCCGAAATTTTCTATTGACCATTTAGGTCTTTCCCGGGAAGGATTAGAAGATCTGTATCATTGGGTTGAAAAAGGCATTAAAATTAAAGCGACAGGGTTCGGAAGGATAGATTTTGATCCGATACCGGTAATGAAACAAATCTACAGCATCAATCCCGATGCGCTGATGTTTGGGACCGACCTGCCTTCTACCCGAGCAAAAATACCTTTTAACGAAAAAGATATTCAGATCATCAGGGATCATTTTTCCACCGGGGAACAGGAAAAAATCTTCTTTACCAATGCAGCGGAGTGGTACGGAATGAACAAATTAGATTCGTAACGACTGACAATACTTTCAAAGGTATCTATCAACAAACACAGATACTTTTGTGATTCTTATGATGAAGCAATAAAAGAGGCTGCGCAATAGTGGACAGCCTCTTCATTTTTAGTTTTCAGATGGTTTTAGCTGATACTTTCCGATGCTGTCATTTAAAGTAAGCAATATAATCTTCTGCAAACTGCTCGATAGTATACGGTTTTTTGCCGGTGATTTTCTCCACATTATCCGTGAGAAGGTGTTCTACAAGGCCCAGTTTCTGATTGGTTTCTACCATGAGCGTAACCTCTGCCATAAATGCCGGCATACCCTGCCGGAGCATCCTTTGTCTGGCTTCCTCTGGCGACTGGGCTATGTATTCCACTTTTTCGTTCAATGCTTTTGTAAAGGCCTCTGCAATATCCCTGTAGCTGACCAGGCTGCCTCCGGATAATGGGATAATGGCATCGATCCAGGTTCCGGGTTCTCTGAAAAGTGTTACTGCTACTCTGGCAATATCCCGTGTATCGGTAAAGGCTCTTTTTCCTTCACCGGCGGCCGAATAGATTTTTCTTTCTGCCTTAATGGATGGCGCCAGGGTATCTGTCCAGTTCTGCATGAAGGATTGGGGCTGCAGGCTGTTCCAGTGGACTCCTGAATGTTTTAAATATTCCTGGATTTCCCAATGCCATTCGCCGGTGCGGGATTTGGATGGTTTGCGGGCTTCAGGAGTGGAAAGTTTTATGATATGCCGGACGCCGGAACTCCTGGCAATATCGATGACCGAACACTGCTGCTCAACCATTTGCTCTGAAACACCCGAATTTAAAAACAGCTTGTCGACACCGTCCAGAAACCTTTTGATGCTTTCCTGATTTTCTATATCTCCCTGCATCCAGGTAATGTGTTCCACAGGTTCAAGTCGGGCTGCTTTCCTGGAAAGTGCTTTTGCCGGAATTTTTTCCCTGGATAATGCGTTGATGATTTGGCTTCCTACTTTACCGGTAGCTCCCATTATGGCAATATTGGGAGATGGGTTAGCTTGATATTCCATTTTTTTAGATTTTATTGATGAATGTTAATAACTGTTGTCTCAGGGCATCATCCGGTAAGTTGCTTTTTCCGTCTGTTTCAATATGGCGGTAAAAATCAGGGATAACCAGAGAATGTTCTACCACTGCACCCATCCTGGCAAGGATATCTTTCATGTGGCGCACGGCACTATCACCGCCTGAACCAGGCGATGCACTGAGGATGTATACTTTTTTACCGGAAAAAATTCTGTATTCTGGCCGATAGCGCGATAACCAGTCCAGCATATTTTTAAAGAAAGCCGGTACAGAACCGTTATGCTCGGGAACTGCCAAGATCAGTGCGGATGCCAGCTCTATCTGTTCTCTGATCCTGCGGAGGCTATCCGGAAATCCCGTTTTTTCCGCAATCAGGGAATACATGGGGAAATCATAATCACTGAGTTTAATCAGCTCAGTACGGTTGGTGTCCATCAGTCCCGAAATCCATTCTAGTACGGTATGATTGATGGAATAAGGATTGTTGCTTCCTGCAAAAAGTAGTATCATAATTTTTTATTTAGTCGGCTAAGTATTTGCTCAAAAAATTTTTGCTTCCTGCAATTCCCTTACCTCAATAGTTCCGCCTGCCGAAATGGTTGGCATTATATTGCATAACGCTATGGCAGCTTCCAGGTTTTCGCAGGAAATCTTTATAAACCCGGTAACAGAAGTCTTGTATTCATCAGAATAATAACCAAAAAATGGACGGTGATCTTCCCGTATGACTGCTCCGGGCTCACGAAAAATGTCTATTTCCAGGAGCTGATTATTCTGTATCATCCTGCTGATAAACATCTTCCATAGGCTGCCAAGTTTCTCGATCTGTGTCTGTGTCAGGCGTTCGGGCTCTGTCCTTAAAAGGCATATGAAGGTTTTCATATTAAGCATGATTGATGTTATTGCTGATCTTATGTAAAATTTTGAAAAAGCTTTTTTTCTCTTCTGCAGACAGCCCGTTGGACAGGGTCAGCTCGATCTCTTTCCATATGATGGCCAGTTCTTCCAGCTTGACCTTTCCTTTATCAGTCAGATAAATAACCGATGTACGCATATCGGCAGCATCTTTATATTTTTTCAGGAGACCCTCCTTGGTCATCCGTTCCACCATTTTAAAGAGGGTAGCATGTTGTATCTGAAGCTTTTCTACCAGAGAACTCATAGACTGCCCGTCCTGGAGCGAAAGATAGTACAGTAGCCCGTCCTGCCCTGGGAAAAGCTGAATGCCGGAAAGCCTTTTGGCCAGTAGTGCACGGTGCTGTTTGCTCAGATACAGGAGTTCTTTGCCGATATATTCCATAGTTTTGTAATGAATAACATCACAAATATACTTATTTTTATTTAGCCGGCTAAATAAAAAATTGTTTTTTTAAGAAAATCAATGAATTTGAATGTAGGAGTGGGGCTGAGTAAGGATAAAACCACAACAGTCGCAAAAGTTTTTTGACACATAAGAATGTTGAAGATAAAAGCTTTGAAAACAGAAGAGCACATCAGTTTTAAAAATCTACGATTTTAAATGGTGGGAAACAATCTTTGTGATCTGCTCATCTGCGGGCGTCAGTGAACTCAATATCCTTGATTTAAAGGTTCGGCTACTGAACATACGGGCAGAGAATAGTAGAATTAAGGTAAGGATAAAACCACAATAGTCGCAAAAGTTTTTTGACACATAAGAATGACGAAGATAAAAACTTTGAAAACAGAAGAGCACATTAGTTTTAAAAATCGTAGATTTTAAATGCTGGGAAACAATCTGTATGATCCGCTCATCTGCGAGCGTCAATGAACTCAATATCTTCGATTTAAAGGTTCGGCTACTGAACATACGGGCAGAGAATAGTAGAATTAAGGTAAGGATAAAACCACAACAGTCGCAAAAGTTTTTTTACACATAAGAATGTTGAAGATAAAAGCTTTGAAAACACAAGAGCACATTAGTTTTAAAAATCGTATATTTTTAATGCAGATAAAGAATCTGCTTGATCTGCTCATCTGCGAGCATCAATGAACTCAATATCTTTGATTTAAAGGTTCGGCTACTGAACATACGGGCAGAGAATAGTAGAATTAGGGTAAGAATAAAACCACAACAGTTGCAAAAGTTTTTTAACACATAAGAATGTTGAAGATAAAAGCTTTGAAAACAGAAGAGCACAGTAGTTTTAAAAATCAATCTTTAACAATATCCGATACTTACTTCTGTTACCTGGAAACCATAAAAAAAGAGCGGTAAAAACCGCCCTCTAATTCTTACTGGAATTTTAAAGGTAAACGCATCCACAGCCTGTTTCCCATTCCTCACAAATTCTTTTAGGTTCCATGCAGTACGGACCTGCACCTTTGATCGCAGACAATTCTTTTTTGTCTAATTTTTTTAGATTTTTCATATTGATTAATATTTTAATTTGCTGATCACTAATATAAACAAAAAATCAATTAATCCATAGTGATGTGATTTAATTTTGGAATTCAGTCAGTTTTTCTGCCAGTGCCAGTGCATGGATTTTTGCTTTGGCTTTGATGCTTTCTTCGGTATATCCCGCATTTACAGAGGTTCCGTGGAAATATATTGGGTCTACATATTTCATTCCGGTATAATAGGCAGTCTGCTCCAGGTTTTTGCAGAATTCATGTACCCTGAAATGATGTTCCCCCACAGCATTGTATTCACGTTCAGGAGCACCCACCGTAAAACTTGGGATGAAATATTTGTCTTTGAGCTTATCGCCTTGGGAACCGTAAGCAAACTGGTATTCAAACACCACATCAAACCAGTGCTTTAAAATAGCCGGCATTGAATACCAGTACAACGGGTATTGGAAAATCACCACATCGTGCCGCAACAAGGCTTCCTGTTCTGCCACTGCATTGATGTTATAATCAGGATAAAGCATGCTCAGGTTCCTGATCTCCAGTGCCGGATGACTGCTTTTAAGTTCTTCAATAATCGTCCTGTTCGCCAGTGACTTTTCTATATCGGGATGCCCGAGGATAAGGAGTGCCATAGTGTAAAATTTAGATGATAACTATATATTTGATAGTTGCAAAATTATTTTGAGTCGGTTACATTTGCAATAACTATCCAATTGGATAGGTGGGAAAACATGAAAAAAGAATGTACCGGCAACCAGGTAAAATTAGGAGAGAAAGTATATCCCTGCACGGTAAGCCTTGCCATGGATCTGGTAGGAGGGAAGTGGAAAACCGTTATCCTCTACCATCTGAAAGATGGAGAGAAGAGATACAGTGAACTCAGGAAAGAACTTTTTTCCGTCACGGAAATGACGCTGAGCCTCCAGCTGAAGCAGCTGGAGAAGGATGGCCTGATTTCCAGGAAGGTTTTCGGGGAAAAGCCGCCCATAAAAGTGGTGTATTCACTCACTGCCTTTGGGAAAACCTTTGTCCCGGTCCTTGATGCCATTACACAATGGGGAAACCGGATTGCAGAAGAAAAAGGCTCCTTTACAGAATAGGAGTATTCTGCAGGCTGTTTATGGAATTGGGTTCAGAGTCGTTTTGTTTCGATAGGCAGTAAATAAAGTTAGTCTATAAGGTCATAGCTCATGAAAACCGCGGTTTCAGTAGCGTCTTCATAGCGTTTTGAATTCCATCCCGTAATGGAAAAACCGCATTTACGGTAAAATTCCACAGCAGGGTAATTGGTATTCTGCGTTTCCAGTTCTACCATCCGGCAGCCTAGAGAGCGTGCTTCCCGGTTAGCAGCCTTGATCAGCATTCTTCCGATGTTCTGCCCCCTGAAGGGTTCGCTCACCAGCATATTTTCTATGACCAGGCTTCGGTTGTCTGCCCTGAACCGGCAGATGACCCAGCCTATGAGCTCACTTTGGTAAAATGCCCCGAAAGAGTGGCCTTCACTGATTATGGCATTCAGCATCTCGATGTCATACTGTTGTTTCCAGTCTTTTTGATAGGACTGCTTCTTTTCCCTTAAGATCAATTCAAATTCATTGGGGGTTTCTATGCTGCATACAGCAAGGATTTTGTCTGTTTTGTAGCCATTCAGCCCCCAATCGGGCAAAGGATCATAATTGAGTTTCCCCAATGACCTGATGTCTAGAAATCCTTCCGGATCAATTTTATGTGCGTGCATAATGATGGATTGACAGGACACCTCCTGTCTTGTATTTAAATAAAGCGGTACAATACTGGCCCTAAATTTAAATAAAATTTCACATTTATAAACTTGTAAAACCTGTAAATTTGCGGAACAATAAAAAAATATACGGGATGCTTAGGAAAATTTCGTTTGCGGCGGCCACTGTACTGTCCGTAATCACAATTAATGCTCAGAAGAATAAAAATACACAGCTGGAAAGGCCGAAACTGATGGTTGGTCTGGTGGTGGACCAGATGCGCTGGGATTATCTGTACCGTTTTTACGATAAATTCGGTAACGACGGTTTCAAAAGATTGTTAAATACAGGATATTCATTAAATAATGTCCACATCAATTATGTGCCTACCGTAACGGCGATAGGCCACACCAGTATTTATACAGGTTCTGTACCGGCTATTCACGGGATTGCCGGGAACGACTGGACCGATAAGGAAACCGGAAAGAATGTATATTGTACCACCGATGAAAACGTAAAGCCGGTAGGTACCACCAATACAAAAATAGGAAGCCATTCCCCGAAAAACCTATGGTCCACCACAGTCACCGACGAACTGAAGCTGGCGACCAATTTTCAGGGAAAGGTAATCGGGGTGTCATTAAAGGATAGGGCATCGATCCTTCCGGCAGGCCATACGCCGAATGGTGCATTCTGGTTTGATGATTCTACCGGGAATTTCGTGACCAGTACCTGGTACATGAATGACCTGCCTCAGTGGATCAAGTCGTTCAATGCTCAAAACCTTCCGGACCAGCTGGTTGCCAAAGGTTGGAATACCTTGCTGCCGATCAGCGAATATACCGAGAGCAGCCCGGATAACTCCTCCTGGGAAGGGCTTTTGGGAAGTGCTAAAACCCCGACGTTTCCTTACACTAACCTGGCGAAAGATTATCAGACTAAAAAAGACAACATCCGTTATACTCCTTTCGGGAACACCCTTACCCTCAAGCTGGCAGAGGCTTCTATTGCAGGAGAACAGCTGGGTGCGGATCAGATTACCGATTTCCTGGCGATCAATCTTGCCTCTACCGATTATGCAGGCCATAAATACGGCCCTAATTCCATTGAAGTGGAAGATGTATACTTGAGGCTGGACCGTGACCTCGCAGAGTTCTTTAATTATCTGGATACGAAAGTAGGTAAGGGGAAATATACCATCTTCCTTTCCGCAGACCACGGTGGAGCCCACTCAGAAGGCTTCCTGCTGGAACATAAAATCAACACGGGATTCTTTGGGGAAACAATACAGAAGGACATCAACCTGAAGCTGAAAGAAAAATTCGGGGTAGACAACCTCATCAATGCCATTGATAACTATCAGATTTATTTTGACCGCAAATTGCTGGCAGAGCATCAGCTGAAACTTGAAGATGTCGTGGATTTTGCCGTAACTGAGATCGAGAAAGACCCTGCAGACCTCTACGCTGTATCGGTGCTGAAAGTGCAGCAGGCTACCATTCCGGAACCGATCAAGCAAAGGATTATCAACGGAATCAACAGGCAGCGAAGCGGGGATATCCAGCTGGTTGCACACGATTCCATGCTGCCTTCCTATGCGAAGACCGGAACTTCTCACAGCGTCTGGAATTCTTATGACTCACACATTCCTCTGATCTTTATGGGATGGGGAATTGAACATGGTGAAAGCAACAAAGCCTATAACATGACCGATATTGCTCCTACGGTTTCTGCATTGCTTAAAATCCAGTTTCCGAGCGGAAGCATCGGTAATCCGATTACGGAAGTGATCGGCAGGTAATAGATACTCAATGAAAAATCCTTAGCTTTAACAGTTAAGGATTTTTTATTTTAATAATATATTTTACTGTTGTCAAGCCTCACCAGCTTTTCCCGTTCCATTTTTTTGATGGTCCGTATCACGGTTTCGGTGCGTAATCCCGTAATTGCAGCCAGCTGCTGCCGGGTATACGGAATAAAGAACGAGTACGGTTCTTTGTACCCGAAATATACCTTAATGTGGTCAAAGAATTTTTTCAACCTGGTAAAAGGGTTCATCATAGAAAGGGGAGCAGACATCACATATTTATAATGCATCCTGTCTGCAGTGTATCTATAGATGCTTAGCATCAGGCCCGGCTTTTGGGAAATAAGATCATGAAACCTGCTTTTCTCCACTTTAATGATGTCACATTCCGTTACCGCAATAGCATTAACGGCGTACTCCTTATCGGTGAAAAGATATGTTTCGCCAAAACAATGGCCTTCAAAAGGAAGCCCGTGGATAAATTCTTTACCATCTTCATGGAAATTGGTGAGTTTTACCGTTCCGGTTTTAATCTGAAAATAAAATTTTGTAGAGCTTCCTTCGTGAAAGATAAATTCACCTGATTTATAATTCTGAATTTTTGCTCCATGAGAAAACAGCAAGTTTTCACAAATAACCATAAGTGTTATATTATTTTCTATAAAGGTATTAAATAAATATTATGTTAACCAAATAATAATGTACCACAAAAAGGCTTCTTAACTGTAAAATTTTCCCTTTTAAAGCAGGTTTACACAGTTGTCTTTCTATAAAACAAGCAAGCGGTTCCCCGACTGGAAAACCGCTTGCCTGCTAAAGCTGACTATATGAATTATTCTTCATCTTCATATTGTTCAAGATAATAGCTGAAAGTAAAGCCTTCTACTTCTTCCTCCGCCTCTTCCAGCGTAGTGAGAAGATCTTCAAAAGTCTCCAGCTGGTCAACTGTCATATTCACAAATTCCAGGTTCAGGGGCATTTCCAGTCCGCCGGTGATAACATCGTACAATGCATCCAGGTTATTCCCGAAATACTCAGGGAGCGGACATTTTTCCTTCAGTTGCGCATAAAAGTCTTCATCATCTCCTATGTCGCTGAAATCAATATATATATTCTTCATATCAGATAAATTTCCATTTTTTGTTCATTAAAAAAGTTTGGCACTTACTGCAGAAACCGGTTTCCTCATCAGTAGGGTTTTTGCCTCCGGCATTTCTCATAAAGCATGTTTTTACAGGACAATGTTTTAATCCTTGCGTATGCCCCAGTTCATGAATTGCTATCTTAAAAAGCTGTTCATCCTTTTTATTTTTATTAAGCCGGAAAGCAGATGCTATACAGGCATTTCCGGGCCTGTAGCCCAGGCCCATGATTGCGTAATCTCTGATATTTCCTTTGGCGGCACTGATGTCTTTAGAAGTAAGTCCGATCGTGACTCTGCCTGCCGGAGTCCTGTCGTGAAGGAACCTGATGAGGGAATCTGCACGGTAACGGTTCCTTTCAGGATAAAAAGCATGATCCGGCAAATCTATAGGCTGCAGTACCTTTACGTGCGGATACACTTTTTTCAGCTCCGAAGTAACAAATGCAACCCTGGCAGGATCGATATCTGCAAACGGCTGAACCAGAATGCTTAAGGGATGGTCCGGTATTGCTTTTTCAGCTTTTCCGGAACAGGACAGGAGTACAATCAGGCAGCAATATGCTCCTGCATACAGCCACCGGTTGAAGGCTGACGCGATAGAGTTCCGTATCATTATTGCTTCTTAAAGCTTTTATAATGGTCCTTGGTGAGGTAAACGTCTCCTTCCCGGGTAAAAACAATCCTGTCAGCATTTCTGCCGCCACACCGGTAATTGACATCTGCTTCATAATAGTCTGCTCCCTGAGGAAGGCTTCCTTCACGGTTGCCGAAACGGTCCCCGCCGATCGCTTTTCCTGGCAAAACCTCACAGAGATTTCCCTGGGAGGGGTTCCATCCTTTTGCCCTGGCTTCTTTCTTGGTGATATAGAAGTCGGGAAGCCGGTGGTTCTGTTTTACATATTGCGTAACGGTCTGGTCCCTTGTGAGTTCCTCAATAGATTGCTGAGTACCCGTATTGGTTTCAGAAGTTCCGGATGCGCTTCCGTATTCAACAGAAGCGGTATGGGAATGATTTGTTCTTCCGTTTTTAAAAGAAGTAATACCGTACATCAGCAGCATTCCCACTGCAAATCCCGCCAGTATAAAGAAAAGTGACCGTATTTTACTGTTCATGTGCTTTTTATTAAAAGTAAGGCAATATAGCAGTTTCCTGGATTTTTGTCAAGCTTTTATACAGATACCACATATCTGCCTACTGCTTCCATTCTTCAGGAATGTCACAAACCGGGATGGGTACCATTTTGTGGCGTGCAGCTTTATGCATTCTGTCAAAGATCATGAACACTTCTTTGTCACGGCCTTCATATTCTTCAACGGCTTTTGTGCCGTACTCTTTCTGTATTTTTTCCAGCTCTGGGTAGGTAGCACCAATCTGGTCTTCGTCCGTTCTCTCGGCATCCCACAGCCCGTCGGTAGGAATGGCATTCTGAATGCTTTCAATCAGGTCCAGTGCTCTGGCCAGCTGATATACTTCCGTTTTATAAAGATCTGCGATAGGGGAGACATCTACGCCGCCATCGCCGTATTTGGTATAAAACCCGATTCCGAAATCCTCCACTTTATTTCCGGTACCGCATACAAGCAGCCCGTGAAGTTGGCCGAAATAATACAGCGTCAGCATCCGGAATCTGGACCTGGTATTGGCAAGAGCCAGGTTGTTATTGGCATTTCCTTCTGCATGGTCGCTCACAATTCCTTCAAAGCTTTCGAAAACAGGCGTCAGGTTCACCGTGTGGCCTTGAACATTGGGAAACCTTTTTTTAAGATGTTCAATATGTTCCTGGGCACGGTTCACCTGGTCTGGCTTCTGACGGATGGGCATTTCGATAACGAGTACATCCAGTCCGGTCATCGCGCAAAGCGTGGAAACCACCCCGGAATCTACTCCTCCGGAAACTCCGATGACGTATCCTTTCACATTCGCCTTTACGGCATAATCCTTCAGCCAGTTGACAATATGGTCTATTATTTTCTGTGTCTGCATTATATAATTATGTTTTATATTGATTTAAATTTTACGGCTCCGTCATGTCTCATTCTACCATAGAAAATGAAATGGAAAAGGAATGCCAAAATTCTCTGGTACCGGCTGTGATGTAATGCTGAACCGAATTAAAAGAGGTGCCCGTAATCAATCTCTTTCAACCCAGGTAAAAATATGCCGCTCATTTTTCATACCTTCCGATCAGAATAATTCTTCATTTATTAGCAATCATTATATTCCGGAACCATTTTTTTCCATTCAAATATACTGCTAAGTCTTCAATTATCCTTGTAGTGACGGGGCAAAATTTTGTTCTGCAAGGCAATTTTAATCTGAAAGAAGGTAAAAGAAATGCATGATCACTAAGCTTTTGAAATCAGTAGCAAGACAAGGGTGAGAAAAATTTATTTTTTAGCATTATATGATGCTTAATATGTATTTTTGCGCCTTAAATGTTTATCATACTCATGAAAATTTTAAGAATTTCCGCACTTGCATTACTTATTGCTTCCGGACTGGTTTCCTGCAAAAAAGAATCCGGTAACCAATGGGAGGTAGAACTGAAAAACCCGGTTGAAAAAGTAGAAGTGACCGATATTTCAAAGGAATTTTATGATCCTAATATCTCTCTGGAAAAGTTTAAAGCAGAATTTCCATGGTTTCAGGGAACGGTTACCGATGAGGATTACGTCAAAAGAAGGTCGGATGCCAACGAAATTAAGATCTACAAAGAAGCGGTGGCTAAAATAGACCAGCAGAAGCTTCAGAAAGATCTTGGAGAACTATTTTCCCATATCCGCTATTATTTCCCGAAATTCAGTGCCCCTAAAGTGTACCTGTTTTCATCTGCGCTCCAGATGGTGCAGGATCCGATTATTTATGATGCTCAGGGGAACCAGATCTTCATTGACATCACAGGCTTTATGGGAGATGGGAATGCTCACTACAAGGGACTTGAGCTATACTTCCAGAAATCTATGAATCCGCAGAATATCGTTCCTAAGGTTTCCCAGATTTTTGCTGAAAATACCGTTCCGCCGTCAACCGATCATCAGAAATTTATCGATCAGCTCGTCTACAACGGAAAACTGATGATCCTGCAGGATGCTTTCCTTCCCGGTTATCCGGATTACCTGAAAATAAACTACACGCAGAAACAGTATGAATGGGCAAAAAGCAACGAAGCCAACATATGGAACTATTTTGTGGAAAGCAACCTGATCTTCAGTGAAGATCCCAGGCTGGCAGGACGCTTTATTTCTCCGGGGCCTTTTTCGAAATTCTACACCGAAATTGATAATGAATCTTCCCCCCAGATCGGGATTTTCACCGGATGGCAGATCTGTAAAGCCTATCTGAAACAAAAACCGGATACCCAGTTATCCGATTTCCTGAAACTGGATGCCACTACGATCTTTAATGCGTCCGGATACAAGCCTAAAAATTAAATCTACTATAATAATAACCTCCTTTACGGAGGTTTTTTTTATGTCCAGAATTCATCCTGATCGGTAACCTGACCTTTATACCGGACTATTTTCGATGAAAAATTTCTTTTCTAACAGATTTTACAGGTAAAGATAATCCCGTGGAAATTTTGGATAAGCTCAAGAAGTATTTAACTTTGCTTAAATTTAAAATTGGATATGAGAAAGACTCAGATAACGATAGATGTTGAGCTGGATGAAAACCACATCCCTGAAAATATTACCTGGAATGCGCAGGACGGAGGAGTAGAAAAGGAAGAAACGAAAGCCACCATGATTTCCGTGTGGGATGACAAAACCATGGAAGCTCTACGAATCGACTTATGGACCAAGGAAATGCCGGTGGACCAGATGAAGATGTTCATTCACCAGATCCTTGTATCTCTCGGGAATACCTATCAGCGCGCCACCGGGGAAGAAGATGTAGCCCAGTGGATGGAGGAGATTGCAGAGGAATTTGCTGTAAAATCAGCAATAAAAATGTAAATATTAATATAACAATCTAAAAATGTAATAATGTAACGATGATTGCTCGACTGTTACATGGATACATTGGTAAATTATAAAGTAATGAATTTCAACACCAAAGTAATACACGGGGGACAGCACCACGAATCGGCAACCGGTTCCGTTAATGTTCCCGTTTTCCTGACTTCAACATTTGCTCAGAAAAGTCCCGGAGTACATTCCGGTTACGAATATTCAAGAGCGGCCAACCCTACCAGACAGGCTCTGGAAGATTCCCTGGCCAGCATTGAGAACGGCGCAAGAGGACTGGCGTTCGGTTCCGGATTAGCCGCGATCGACTGTGTTCTTAAACTGCTTAATCCCGGAG
This genomic window contains:
- a CDS encoding matrixin family metalloprotease, with product MIRNSIASAFNRWLYAGAYCCLIVLLSCSGKAEKAIPDHPLSILVQPFADIDPARVAFVTSELKKVYPHVKVLQPIDLPDHAFYPERNRYRADSLIRFLHDRTPAGRVTIGLTSKDISAAKGNIRDYAIMGLGYRPGNACIASAFRLNKNKKDEQLFKIAIHELGHTQGLKHCPVKTCFMRNAGGKNPTDEETGFCSKCQTFLMNKKWKFI
- a CDS encoding ribonuclease domain-containing protein; translated protein: MNSKIRSLFFILAGFAVGMLLMYGITSFKNGRTNHSHTASVEYGSASGTSETNTGTQQSIEELTRDQTVTQYVKQNHRLPDFYITKKEARAKGWNPSQGNLCEVLPGKAIGGDRFGNREGSLPQGADYYEADVNYRCGGRNADRIVFTREGDVYLTKDHYKSFKKQ
- the nadE gene encoding NAD(+) synthase, which translates into the protein MQTQKIIDHIVNWLKDYAVKANVKGYVIGVSGGVDSGVVSTLCAMTGLDVLVIEMPIRQKPDQVNRAQEHIEHLKKRFPNVQGHTVNLTPVFESFEGIVSDHAEGNANNNLALANTRSRFRMLTLYYFGQLHGLLVCGTGNKVEDFGIGFYTKYGDGGVDVSPIADLYKTEVYQLARALDLIESIQNAIPTDGLWDAERTDEDQIGATYPELEKIQKEYGTKAVEEYEGRDKEVFMIFDRMHKAARHKMVPIPVCDIPEEWKQ
- the gldB gene encoding gliding motility lipoprotein GldB, which gives rise to MKILRISALALLIASGLVSCKKESGNQWEVELKNPVEKVEVTDISKEFYDPNISLEKFKAEFPWFQGTVTDEDYVKRRSDANEIKIYKEAVAKIDQQKLQKDLGELFSHIRYYFPKFSAPKVYLFSSALQMVQDPIIYDAQGNQIFIDITGFMGDGNAHYKGLELYFQKSMNPQNIVPKVSQIFAENTVPPSTDHQKFIDQLVYNGKLMILQDAFLPGYPDYLKINYTQKQYEWAKSNEANIWNYFVESNLIFSEDPRLAGRFISPGPFSKFYTEIDNESSPQIGIFTGWQICKAYLKQKPDTQLSDFLKLDATTIFNASGYKPKN
- the gldC gene encoding gliding motility protein GldC — protein: MRKTQITIDVELDENHIPENITWNAQDGGVEKEETKATMISVWDDKTMEALRIDLWTKEMPVDQMKMFIHQILVSLGNTYQRATGEEDVAQWMEEIAEEFAVKSAIKM